From a single Apium graveolens cultivar Ventura chromosome 2, ASM990537v1, whole genome shotgun sequence genomic region:
- the LOC141707334 gene encoding mitogen-activated protein kinase 3-like, which produces MANPGDGQYDFPAIATYGGRFIQYNIFENLFEVTAKYRPPIMPIGRGAYGIVCSIMNTETNEMVAIKKIANAFDNYMDAKRTLREIKLLRHLDHENIIALTDVIPPPVRRNFSDVYIATELMDTDLHQIIRSNQVLSEEHCQYFLYQLLRGLKYIHSANIIHRDLKPSNLLLNSNCDLKICDFGLARPNTDDEFMTEYVVTRWYRAPELLLNSSDYTAAIDVWSVGCIYMELMNRRPLFAGRDHVHQMRLLTELLGTPTEADLGFVRNEDSRRYILQLPRHPRQSLRQLYPQVHPLAIDLIDKMLTFDPSKRITVEEALAHPYLERLHDVSDEPVCSKPFSFEFETAHLGEEQIKEMIYQEALSLNPGMA; this is translated from the exons ATGGCTAACCCTGGTGATGGTCAGTACGATTTTCCGGCGATTGCAACGTACGGAGGACGGTTCATTCAGTACAATATATTTGAAAATTTGTTCGAGGTGACTGCTAAGTATCGCCCTCCGATCATGCCTATTGGACGTGGCGCTTACGGAATTGTCTG TTCGATTATGAACACGGAGACGAATGAGATGGTTGCGATCAAGAAGATTGCGAATGCTTTCGATAATTACATGGATGCCAAAAGAACTCTCAGGGAGATTAAGCTTCTTCGTCATTTGGATCATGAGAAT ATCATAGCTTTAACAGATGTAATTCCTCCACCTGTAAGGAGGAATTTCAGTGACGTTTATATTGCTACCGAACTGATGGACACTGATCTTCACCAGATCATTCGATCTAATCAGGTTTTATCAGAGGAGCATTGTCAG TATTTCTTGTATCAGCTCCTTCGAGGACTAAAATATATACATTCTGCAAACATAATTCATCGAGACTTGAAGCCCAGCAATCTTTTGCTGAACTCCAATTGTGATCTGAAGATTTGTGATTTTGGTCTGGCTCGTCCAAATACTGATGATGAGTTCATGACAGAATATGTTGTCACTAGATGGTATAGAGCGCCTGAGCTGCTATTGAACTCTTCTGATTATACTGCTGCCATAGATGTTTGGTCTGTGGGTTGCATCTACATGGAGCTAATGAACAGAAGGCCTTTGTTCGCTGGTAGAGATCATGTGCACCAAATGCGGTTGTTGACTGAG TTGCTTGGCACACCAACCGAAGCTGATCTTGGATTTGTTCGAAATGAAGATTCAAGAAGATATATTCTGCAACTTCCTCGACACCCTCGTCAATCACTAAGGCAGCTTTATCCCCAAGTCCATCCTTTAGCCATCGACCTCATTGATAAAATGCTTACATTTGATCCTTCCAAAAGAATTACAG TGGAAGAAGCATTAGCTCATCCCTATCTGGAGAGGTTACACGATGTATCCGATGAACCAGTTTGCTCAAAACCTTTCTCGTTTGAGTTTGAGACGGCACATCTTGGAGAAGAACAGATAAAGGAGATGATTTACCAGGAGGCCTTGTCCTTAAACCCAGGCATGGCGTAA
- the LOC141705916 gene encoding protein NRT1/ PTR FAMILY 2.7-like — METSHINRGGWITFPFIIASTAALSLAAGGWMYNLMVYLIQEFHINSIDAALIFNLVNGCTSLIPVIAAIVSDSFLGCYTVVWISSFVSFLGINLLFLISSLRALRPEPCHELESLCKSPTNLQFTALYTGIILASIGTGGVRSTITTMGADQFTKPKDQQIYFDRYFVATNLVSVIASTAMIYIEDNVSWAIGFGLSAFANLLGSVIFLLGSRFYYRPNLDKSPYTDIAHVIVAATRKWNVPLSSKSEDYNCCHDADTKKINIAPTKTLRFLNRAALITNCDFNLEDSNADPWKTCTVTQVEELKTVIKIFPIWFSNIFLGTAIGIQSSLVVLQSLTMDRGISHHFKIPAASILVFVLIFTAISLTVFDKFLMPACRKIFNLTPSPLQRIGIGHVLIIMTMAISAVVETKRLSLAKSDKLLEHSMVVPMSVFWLVPQLAITGIGNAFQFPGQVTLYYQEFPTSLKSMSTALNHLVIAISFFMSSALIDFVRKVTSWLPDNINKGKLHNVYWVLVLIGVINFSYYLACASLYKYQNVQKVEENLGSGSGHD; from the exons ATGGAGACTAGCCATATAAATCGAGGCGGATGGATTACCTTCCCATTCATTATAG CTAGTACAGCGGCCTTATCACTTGCTGCCGGAGGATGGATGTACAATCTTATGGTCTATCTCATACAAGAATTCCACATTAACAGCATTGATGCTGCTCTTATATTCAACCTTGTTAATGGCTGCACTAGTTTGATTCCTGTCATCGCTGCCATCGTATCTGATTCGTTTCTCGGCTGTTACACCGTTGTTTGGATCTCTTCTTTCGTATCTTTCTTG GGGATAAACCTTCTGTTCCTGATTTCATCACTACGTGCCTTAAGGCCTGAACCATGTCATGAATTAGAAAGCTTATGTAAATCCCCAACAAATCTGCAATTTACAGCACTATACACAGGTATAATTCTAGCCTCTATTGGCACAGGCGGTGTTCGGTCCACCATCACAACAATGGGAGCTGATCAGTTTACGAAGCCAAAAGATCAACAAATTTACTTTGACCGCTACTTTGTTGCCACCAACCTCGTTTCTGTAATAGCATCCACTGCCATGATTTACATTGAAGATAACGTGAGTTGGGCAATCGGGTTTGGTTTATCTGCATTTGCTAATTTACTTGGTTCAGTAATTTTCCTGCTTGGCAGCCGCTTTTATTACCGTCCCAATCTAGACAAGAGTCCCTATACAGACATTGCTCATGTGATTGTTGCGGCAACTCGTAAATGGAATGTGCCGTTATCCTCCAAATCTGAGGATTATAATTGTTGTCATGATGCAGATACGAAGAAGATAAATATAGCACCTACAAAAACCCTTAG GTTCTTGAATCGCGCAGCTCTGATAACCAATTGCGACTTTAATCTGGAGGACTCAAATGCAGACCCGTGGAAAACCTGCACAGTCACACAAGTTGAAGAGCTCAAAACTGTAATCAAAATATTCCCCATCTGGTTTTCCAACATTTTCTTAGGCACTGCAATCGGCATCCAAAGCAGCTTAGTCGTCCTTCAATCTCTAACAATGGATCGTGGAATCAGTCACCATTTCAAAATCCCAGCGGCATCAATCCTTGTCTTTGTACTAATATTCACAGCGATCTCTCTGACCGTTTTTGACAAGTTTCTTATGCCTGCATGCAGAAAAATATTCAACCTGACCCCAAGTCCTCTGCAGCGCATAGGCATAGGCCACGTACTTATAATTATGACCATGGCTATATCAGCAGTAGTTGAAACAAAGAGGCTCAGTTTAGCAAAATCCGACAAGCTTTTAGAACATTCGATGGTGGTGCCAATGTCGGTATTTTGGCTAGTACCACAGCTAGCTATTACAGGAATCGGAAATGCATTTCAGTTTCCGGGACAAGTAACTTTGTACTACCAGGAGTTTCCAACATCGCTAAAAAGCATGTCAACCGCATTGAATCATCTGGTGATTGCGATATCGTTTTTCATGAGCAGTGCACTAATAGATTTTGTTAGGAAGGTGACCAGCTGGTTACCAGATAACATAAATAAGGGGAAGCTGCATAATGTGTACTGGGTGCTGGTTCTGATTGGGGTGATAAACTTTAGTTATTACTTGGCCTGTGCTAGCTTGTACAAGTATCAAAATGTCCAGAAGGTGGAAGAGAACCTGGGTTCTGGGTCAGGTCATGATTAG